One Aegilops tauschii subsp. strangulata cultivar AL8/78 chromosome 2, Aet v6.0, whole genome shotgun sequence genomic window, TAGCGATCAAATCCCACTACCACTGCTCCAACCTGTGAAAATCCAAATTTTATTACTGCAGTGGTGGCACTTCTTAACTCAAGATCAGAAGATGAACAATGATCATACTGACATCTTTGTCATGCTCCATGTAGAAGCCAGGCTTCAGCTCAATCTTCTTGTCACCGTCTGTCTGCATGAGCACGGCAATATAATGTAAGCCGGGTAAACTTTTCGGAAGTCTCATCCACTCAAATCAGTTGATGCTGATTAGCATGCAACATTGGCTAAACCACAAGCTAACATGCTAAAATGCAGTTATGTTAACTAATCATGAATATCACAGAGAAAGGAGTCACTCTTTGTTACATACAGGTCCACCGAGGTACTGAAAGCCAGCCAGCTCCAGCTCCTTGAGAATCCCTTCCTCTCCAATCACGTAAACCTGCACCATAGAAATACTTAACTCTGTGCTTGATTTTTTTTGTGCTAAATCATGTGTACCAATGCAATGCAGTCACATTTTCTGAAGATGGTGACTGATGTATGCTACCTTCTTGTCTTTAGGGAAATCGATGGACTGCAGGTACGCAGCAGCTGCGAAGGACGAAGCAAATATCTCTTCCTGCGCATCGATCATCCATGCCTCATCAAGTTGATTTTGCACTAGAGGAAATTGATCGATGGACAGAGACAGCAGTTCATGGCaggaataggtactacctcattgACACTGAGCCCGAGCGTCTCGAACTTCTTCCCGTACTGCTTCCTCGACTTGGTGGAATTGTTGGTCACGAACACCAGCCTCTTGCCCTGCAGCACAGCAACAGCTTGATGAAATCAGCAAGAAGCCATAGGAAGTTTGAGAAGATGATCCATTCTGTGAATCTACCAGAGCCATTACAGTTCACAGCAGACCTTTGATCTGAGCAGGTCGAGCGTCTCTGGCACGCCGTCGATCAGCTTGTCACCCTTCCAAATCACCCCTACGCACAACAACAGCGAGGAAAAGAGAGCCAACTCATTCAGGAAAAGCTGCAGCAAACTGGTAATTAAACCTTAGCGATCGATCAATGTCTCACCGTCGCAGTCGAATATGAACGTCTCTACAGAGTCAATAAGAGCCTCGGCGTCCTCCAGCTTCGCTGCAGGGACtgccgctgctgccgccgccatCACGGGCCGTCTGACGGCGCAATTCGGTGATGCCGCGGTTAGGCTGCCGCCGGTGCGCTGGCTCCTCCCGAAGGACGCGGACGGCGGTAGCGTCTGCGACGATGGGGTAGGGGAGGAGGTGGAGGGCAGGAAGGTCGGGGAGGCGCGAGCCAGGAGCATCTCTGCTTCGATGTGAGTACGTTTTTCTTTGAAGATCGGGTGGCGTTTGGTTGGTGTGGTCTCCGTCTGGGCGATTTAACGGTATATGCCTATGTGGCTGTGCCATGGATGAACATTTTTCGTGTTCCGTCTGGTTGGTGTGGCGCGTCCATGGCTTGTGGATTTGTGGCTGGCAAGGCAAAGGGATTGGGGTGTGGTGTGGGCTAGTGTTGCTGTGGTTGTGGTTCGAGATAGTGTTTGCACTCATACGAAGGTCGGGACTCTCGGGAGGATGGCCCGTTCATTATAGAGCAAATGAAACCGCCGACTTAATAACTAGAGAAAAATCGAAAGAAATTAGACAGATTGTCTATATTTGCTATCTATCCATCATAGCAGATAGTTGTAGAAcactccctccgttcacaaatattTCCTCTGTCGGGGTTTATTAGTTATTTTAGGTGAAAGTTTGACCGTAGATTTTAATCATGAAATGTAAGTTTATTTAGCCGTAATAGTATGATTGGAAAGTACCTTCAAATATGAATCTCGCAATATAATTTTGGTGACATATCACTTATATTATACTAGTCAAATATACGGTCAAAGTAGAACTCAAAATACAATGGGGTAAAACTATAAGATGTTTTAATCTTTTTCTAAATCGAATCTATATAGACACATTTTAGTGTGCCTGTTCAGTCATTTCAGTCTATATGCAGTACACAATGAAATATCCAAAACGTATTATATTTGTGAAAAGAGGGAGTATAATATACTAGCAAATGTTGTGATTGATGtttttttctcgaatacgcacgAATGTGCGTACTATATATTAAAGAAGAGGATGGGGGATGAGAAACCCCTCCACGTTGGCAGTTACAATAGTGTTACATAACTCCAACTCCACGCGGACTATCACAAACTAACTACTCGCGTCATGACCCACCTCCACTCCACGGCCGCTATGAATCGGTCCATGTCTGCCTTAAGTAGGCCTGCCACCTTTCACGCCCTACATTCTACCGATATCCTATGGGTGACATGTGTGCTCGACGAAGCATCACCATCAAACACGATCCCGTTCCGAACAATTTCCACATTACAAGTATGAGTAGTGCCCTTGCATCCTTTCTCCCTGAGGTTATTGGAGACGGAGCATCCAAGATTGATGTTTTTTGGACGTGTGAGCTTCTCTGAGCCTAAGATTTGCTTTGAGAGGCAGAGAGTTGCCAGCAAGCGGCCACAGGAACACCTTAATTTTGTAATCTTCCATATGTTAAACCAAACTTGCTCTCCAACTCCAATAACCGAGCTAGTAGGGTATGCACTATACACCACGTTAAGGAAAGGATACAAATGAATAATATGAACGTCTGCTAATTAGAAATGGTTCTCAAGTTATAGCGAGCCATCACCCCATAACTCTCTTTACTCGCACCTAACAAAGATCAAATCCCAAAAAAATATGAGGATATATCTTGAGCTGGTACGGATCGATGATATCCGAAATGTTTTTCTGTCAAAGGAAATTGAGGATATAAAACATTTGTTACTCTCTCCGTTCACTATTATAAGATGTTTTTAACCTTTTTTTGAATAAATGTATATATAGGTATTTTaatgtgtttgttcactcatttcagttTGTATGTAGTATTCAAAAATTCAAAACATTTTATAAtaatgaacggagggagtaattacaTGTGTTAATATTGAACAATGCCCGTATGGGCTCAGTATTCAGATCATCCAGACGATTCGCCAAGGTTTTGCCTCTGCAATTGATGCGCTGCAAGCAATATGTAGTCTACtacctccgttccaaaatatatgAGGTAGGCTAGTTATTTTGAAACGGAGGTAGTAGAAGAGAGTGGCCGGCTGATGATAATTATGCTTTGATGGCTTTGGTGGGGAGATAGGAACAGGACCTGGGAAGGTGACCACCTTTCCCTCTTGAGTATGTCTGCAATCAAATTCTGCCCTAGTTAGCACAATGAAGTTTCCCCCGCCAAAAAAAGTATAATGAAAATTTTAATTCGACGAGCCCAGCGAAGTAGCTCAAGAGGAAATAATCACGGTGGCTTGGGTGTTATAGTCCCTGATTAAACACGAAACGTGATCGCCGCAAAGGCTGAAAGAAAGGA contains:
- the LOC109734281 gene encoding phosphoglycolate phosphatase 1A, chloroplastic gives rise to the protein MLLARASPTFLPSTSSPTPSSQTLPPSASFGRSQRTGGSLTAASPNCAVRRPVMAAAAAAVPAAKLEDAEALIDSVETFIFDCDGVIWKGDKLIDGVPETLDLLRSKGKRLVFVTNNSTKSRKQYGKKFETLGLSVNEEEIFASSFAAAAYLQSIDFPKDKKVYVIGEEGILKELELAGFQYLGGPTDGDKKIELKPGFYMEHDKDVGAVVVGFDRYFNYYKVQYGTLCIRENPGCLFIATNRDAVTHLTDAQEWAGGGSMVGAVLGSTKQEPLVVGKPSTFMMDYLAKKFGITTSQICMVGDRLDTDVLFGQNGGCKTLLVLSGVTSEQMLQSPDNKIQPDFYTNQISDFLTLKTAAV